One stretch of Candidatus Omnitrophota bacterium DNA includes these proteins:
- a CDS encoding radical SAM protein produces the protein MKLNFVFAGLKALFCLKIQRKNYPLALRWQLLDRCGNRCRYCALWKNPRPEMELTEIKEILRQAGKAGTARISFSGGEPLLRDDIGEIIKYAKGLNISCSMNTRGALIEKRKDALQNLDMIKISIDGSEPTHDYISGRKGAFEQSYNALRICVEMGIKTVITTTITKYNLNDIDFIAGLAEKFGVLAAFQPFKLMYKGSKDSELCPDEKRYKEAVDKLIKLKKEGFPFLRNSLSSLRHIRNYPCFPGVKCAAGKLFAVIDVDGTLLPCDRNDGEFFGELPNVREGFLKAFRKLPEYSCSGCGFLGARELSYFMGMNFEGMESVKNILSAEKRAKNEP, from the coding sequence ATGAAGTTGAATTTCGTTTTTGCCGGGCTAAAAGCGCTCTTTTGCCTTAAAATACAGAGAAAAAATTATCCTTTGGCGTTAAGATGGCAGCTGCTGGACCGCTGCGGCAACAGGTGCCGATACTGCGCTCTGTGGAAAAATCCGCGTCCTGAAATGGAGTTGACGGAAATAAAAGAAATTTTAAGGCAGGCAGGAAAAGCCGGCACGGCGCGAATTTCTTTTAGCGGAGGAGAACCCCTGCTGAGGGACGACATCGGCGAAATTATAAAATACGCGAAAGGGCTTAATATTTCGTGCAGCATGAATACCCGAGGCGCTCTGATTGAGAAAAGAAAAGACGCTCTGCAGAATCTTGACATGATAAAAATAAGTATTGACGGCTCAGAGCCGACGCACGATTATATTTCGGGAAGAAAGGGGGCCTTTGAGCAGTCATATAATGCGCTGCGGATTTGCGTAGAGATGGGTATTAAAACCGTAATAACAACGACGATTACAAAATATAATCTGAATGACATTGATTTTATTGCGGGGTTGGCTGAAAAATTCGGGGTTCTTGCCGCATTTCAGCCGTTTAAGCTGATGTACAAGGGTTCGAAGGACAGCGAGCTGTGTCCTGATGAGAAGCGGTATAAAGAGGCGGTTGATAAACTGATTAAACTGAAAAAAGAAGGGTTCCCTTTTTTGAGAAACAGTTTAAGCAGTTTGCGTCATATAAGAAATTATCCGTGTTTCCCCGGTGTAAAATGCGCCGCGGGAAAACTGTTCGCGGTGATTGACGTGGACGGGACGCTTCTTCCCTGCGACAGGAACGACGGAGAATTTTTCGGGGAATTGCCGAATGTCAGGGAAGGGTTTTTGAAGGCGTTCAGAAAACTTCCGGAATACAGCTGTTCCGGCTGCGGTTTTTTGGGCGCGAGGGAATTGAGTTATTTTATGGGTATGAATTTTGAAGGGATGGAATCGGTGAAAAATATTTTAAGCGCAGAGAAACGGGCGAAAAATGAGCCGTAA